In the genome of Amblyraja radiata isolate CabotCenter1 unplaced genomic scaffold, sAmbRad1.1.pri S62, whole genome shotgun sequence, the window TGCATTGCCACAGCTTCGTTTGAATTGTTTGTGACATTTCCTGTAACTTCCCGTGGATTTCTGCAGCTCTGTATCAAACAAGAGCAACAAATATGCTTTTAAATAAAGAGTTTATCCTGCAATGATAAACAATAGGCTGGAAGTGATAGGTAAGAGGGAGTTTGGAGACAAAGTTGGGAACATTTACATGGCCATTTCATGTAAACATAAACACTCATTAGGAGAACGAGGAGTTATGTAGCCCCATTGAAggatggatgtgaaggctttggagaagatgcagaagagatttaccaggatgtcgtctgcattcgagtgggaataaaatgcaacatttatgaagttttatgaagGGTTGTGGTAGAAACAGCTCtgagagtggcatttaagaggtttttagatagttcAGATAGGCTCattaatatgcagggagtggagaggTTTGGATCatgatttcatagcaaaaggatttgagtataggagcagggaggctctactgcagttgtacagggtcttggtgagaccacacctggagtattgcgtacagttttggtctcctaatctgaggaaagacattcttgccatagagggagtacagagaaggttcaccagactgattcctgggatggcaggactttcatatgaagaaagaccggatagattcggtttgtactcgctagaatttagaagattgagggggggatcttataggaacttacaaaattcttaaggggttggacaggctagatgcaggaagattattcccgatgttggggaagtccagaactaggggtcacagtttaaggataagggggaaatcttttaggaccgagatgagaaaatcattttttacacagagagtggtgaatctgtggaattctctgccacagaaggtagttgaggccacacagttcattggctatatttaagaaggagttagatgtggcccttgtggctaaagggatcagggggtatggagagaaggcaggtacaggatactgagttggatgatcagccatgatcatattgaatggcgaatggtgcaggctcgaagggccaaatggcctctactcctgcacctattgtctatgtttctatgtttctattagtaggTAAAAGGAAttagtttaagaggtttttagataggctcattaatatgcagggaatggagagatttaGATCATGAGTAGGCAAAAGGAATTAGTATAAATTAGCATCATGATCAACatcgacattatgggccaaaaggGGCTAATTCtgtggtacccggacgtggcatcgaaggacgagaagtcgaagccaaataaccgaatggaaacaaaaccaaaacgccaaataaccgaaagtatACGAAGCGGAAACTCCAataaaccgaaaggctgcgtcgcctaaacgccaaataactgaatggccgctctgctgaAACGGCAAATAATGGGCATGACGTCTCCGGGGGTtgggacttgtcagcaattgttccagacccccagcgtccatcacatcactggccggtggagacgggagggtgggggtcattttcacaCACGCCattattcggttatttggcgtttcagcttcgtttccattcggttatttgtcttcgacttctttgcttcagattCTCATCCTTCGATGTCACGTCCACacactatttctgtgctgcactgttcgatACAAAAACACTAAAATACAGATTGTCAACACTCTAATATGTTCTGTGAACAGCCATTTCCTCAATGTCAGAGACAGCCCGCCATTGGTTTCTGATATATTGAAAAGCTCATGAAATTCTCACCCTGTTCATCCTCCACGAGCAGCAAATTAGTCCAAGAGCAACGGCCAGTTTAATCACCAAGTAGCCCAGAACTATGATGATCCTAATGTCTGTGAAGGACGAAATGTCTAATGATCCTGTGAAGGACAAAATtgacattttaatttcctttctccACCGTGTTTCATAATTAAATACTCCTGTCTGTGATGTGACAACATTCTGAATTAGACACTGGGACACAGTGAGAAATATTTGTGCCACGTCTAAGACCAGGGTACCTTTTATTTCGTGTCCATAACATCTGAGTACTTCTGTTTAATAGTTTCTGCTTCATTACTTTTGGAACATTGTGaatatgttttgggtctgaatatACACAAAATAGGTTGATCCATTATCTAAACTGATGTCAACCAGGTGTCTACACAAGAGGGCGTGGATACAGATTCACAGCTGAGACTCTGCAGGATCTGAATTCTTACTTTGGGCCGTATTGCCTGAGGAGctaatagggtcatagagtgatacagtgtggaaacaaatctGTCAGCCCAActtacatgtcccagttacactagtcccacctcccccaagcttggtccatatccctacaaacctgttatATCCATTACCCAGTGAGGTGTGAGAGGCATGGCCCATTCACTTGGGTTTATTTAAAGAAATGTCCATTTTATAAAGGTGTAATCTTGCTTCAATGTTACCCTCATGTATGGGTTTGAAAGATCTGTGTTTCTGTAAcatgtaaacacaaaatacttcatATTTGTTGTTGCTTTATTCACTGATATAACATTATGCCATCAATTGACAGGCTCCAGTGAAGTTACACTTTGATCTGTAGCATTGGGCATTGATGGAAATATGGGAGACTTTGAGAGAAATGGTTTTATTTAGGATTATACAGGGAAAAggggtggaagtttgcaaccttcacgtggtccgccctgtttcaactaatgcaatgaactcgacgtgtacaaacggaagatcaaatagaacaagttgtccaacaactttaggctgtgcacgccacatgcaagaagaagaagatacaggaaGAAGTAGAATTAATATTCCAGCAGTGGTTGAAGGTTGTTATTGGTCCTTGTGAAATCTGCGgttagaattttgtttggaaatgcctCTAATGTCAAGTATTTAATACAGTCAAGGTACAACTATATTCCCCTATCAAATGTCAGGACATCGAAActcaatcatgactctaagtatGAAGAACAAACCCTTATCACTTACTACTGTCCTTCTGATAGTACGGGACAAAAAGCCGGGGCAGGTGTTGATCAAACAAAACACATTtccagttccctctgcctctctcagctttctgaataaccaGACTCGGTGATTTCTCTTCCACAGTCAGTGTCTTTTCTCCAACACGTTTGCCATCgccattgatccaaaccagtctcattgacCCAATGACGTTagacacagagcaggtcagggtaacgttgtctccctcagtcactgcatcagacggttcagctgtgactgtggaaacaagcaggttgtttacattttaaacaataagttcatcagtaaactcagtggcaacattctgactcctacctttcactgtgattagATCAATGGTGCGAAATAGATTTTGTTCCAGATAACAGGTGTAAACTCCGGCATCTTGAAACACAACGGGGACAATCCTCACATTGAAATCCTTGCCATCGAAGAGTTTCCCTGAGGTCACCAGTCGATTCACGAAGTTGGACCCATTGACATTGATGATGATGGGCTGAGAACGTTCTGCAGATGCTATTGATTTCCACTGTTGAAGGTGATGAGGTGACCAGAACCACTCAGCACGGGAATAGTTACGACCATTACTATAACAAAccaggtgaagttcactgtgaccgGTGCTGGGGCGGTAAAGTGTGTATCTCTTCCTATGTAAATctgtatcagagagacagaggataactcctttcagtattacagttactgtgccatacacagattctcaaccgtattcttacaaacatttgtggtgttttgttcaactgatcaagtttcaaatgtaacatctttcatgaatgccgcactaaactcatcagatctttataaaatacaatgtgctgtacggcagtaagttgcagtgaagtttggatattccactctacatttcaacatgaggttggcccccacacccggactgtccgggaatgtcccgggatggaatgaaacctcccggagactcccgagagcggtgtgggaggtgaatgtctctgtcagtctgcaggaggtggttcaggttcaggttcgggttcaggttcgggttcaggttcgggttcgggttcaggttcgggttcgggttcgggttcaggttcaggttcaggttcgggttcgggttcgggttcgggttcaggttcaggttcaggttcgggttcaggttcaggttcaggttcaggttcaggttcgggttcgggttcaggttcaggttcgggttcaggttcaggctgtggacagaagcagcccagaggatgcctgcacggggactgacccggacacgttggcacttcaagtggatcggcacattcccattattcccaccatccctctcccattcacacccattgattccctgtccttccctgttcccgggtcctgctcccagctgaatgctgatcccaagcccgagtctgcagcagctggaatcacttcaagcaacaccagactcggagagaagggtcagtgtggggagaggggatggattgttgttcagtgttgatgtgtgggtcgggacccccagtgtgtgagtgagcagcaagtgctggtgactacactttctatctgacactttgacgtgagtcttgtatcagtatctcagtctcagatactggagcattgatgacaagatgagccctgtatctcagtctcagatactggagcattgatgacaagatgagtcctgtatcagtatctcagtctcagatactggagcattgatgacaagatgagccctgtatctcagtctcagtctcagatactggagcattgatggcaagatgagtcctgtatcagtatctcagtctcagatacaggagcattgatggcaagatgagtcctgtatctgtgtctcagtctcagatactggagcattgatgggaagatgagccctgtatctcagtctcagatactggagcattgatgacaagatgagtcctgtatctgtgtctcagtctcagatactggagcattgatggcaagatgagccctgtatcagtatctcagtctcagatactggagcattgatgacaagataaactgacaaatactttactgaacaatggttacagaaagacatccccctcctgtgctgtgtgtgtgtctgtcacacagagacaagcaggcagctgccccacacagagactttctggaaacgtctccctgatcattgcagcattttatactggagagcagttggtcactgctacagttcttcacggagcgtacacataatattacaagaagcaccgtgtTACAAGTGTCTACTTGATACCCAATGGGAGGTGTGCACACTTACCGTTGTCTACAGTAAAATGTccgttacttgtgtgaagaatgtttccattttcctgcacttcacacacatacagcttcccatcctccactgtaacgtgttgaaccatcagatagaccgtgttatccaggcggatctgatcagtgttgctcctgttctgctgggatgagtccatgggtctccagtgaagactgactgtatctgagagtctgtagatggtgcagctgagtgtaacgtcactgcccagcagaggcttctgtggacttgcctcaactgtgaaaaacagatcaatgagattcagagtgagtagtggtttgtacaagtctagtcccagataggacaatgacattcttgcttgctgcagcacaacaggatattgtaggcatcaatacagaacagatcagtgtgtccatataccatagaatatagtgttcacacaacaggtcgctccagtttgtggtcaacactcccaccatgtggtgatcccccgcactgcaggcccgtccagtttgtggtcaacactcccaccatgtggtgatcctcCGAACTGCAGGCCCAtctagtttgtggtcaacactcccaccatgtggtgatcccccgcactgcaggcccgttcagtttgtggtcaacactcccaccatgtggtgatcccccgcactgcaggcccatcagactattatctaaatggtggccgactaggaaaaggggagatgcaacgagacctgggtgtcatggtacaccagtcattgaaagtaggcatgcaggtgcagcaggcagtgaagaaagcgaatggtaagtcagctttcatagcaaaaggttttgagtataggagcagggaggttctactgcagttgtacagggtcttggtgagaccacacctggagtattgcgtacagttttggtctccaaatctgaggaaggacattattgccatagaggaagtacagagaaggttcaccagactgattcctgggatgtcaggactgtcttatgaagaaagactggatagacttggtttaaactctctagaatttaggagattgagaggggatcttatagaaacttataaaattcttaaggggttggacaggctagatgcaggaagattgctcccgatgttggggaagtccaggacaaggggtcacagcttaaggataagggggaaatcctttaaaaccgagatgagaagaactttttttcacacagagagtggtgaatctctggaattctctgccacagagggtagtcgaggccagttaattggatatatttaagagggagttagatgtggcccttgtggctaaggggatcagagggtatggagagaaggcaggtacgggatactgagttggatgatcagccatgatcatattgaatggcggtgcaggctcgaagggccgaatggcctactcctgcacctaatttctatgtttctatctagtttgtggtcaacactcccaccatgtggtgatcccccgcactgcaggcccatctagtttgtggtcaacactcccaccatgtggtgatcccccgcactgcaggcccatctagtttgtggtcaacactcccaccatgtggtgatcccccgcactgcaggcccatccagtttgtggtcaacactcccaccgtgtggtgatcccccgcactgcaggcccatctagtttgtggtcaacactcccaccgtgtggattaagaaagaactgcagatgctggaaaaatcaaaggtggacaaaaatgctggagtaactcagcgggtgaggcagcctctatggagcgaaggaataggtgacgtttcggagggactctgcccttgttgcgagagcggggatggggagagagagcagtgttgcggggtatggatgagaccctggtgcgagcctcatctatggtggcggaggggaatccagcgcatctgaaatgtcctcattcttcagggaacggggattcccctccgccaccatagatgaggctcgcaccagggtctcatccataccccgcaacactgctctctctccccatccccgcacacgcaacaagggcagagtccctctggtcctcacctttcaccccaccagccggcaaatacaacacataatcctccgccatttccgccacctccaacgtgaccccaccactcgccacatctccccagctccccccatgtctgccttccgcaaagaccactccctccgcaactccctcgtcaattcttcccttcccgcccgcaccaccccctccacgggcactttccgttgcaaccgcaagaaatgcaacacctgtcccttcacctcccccctcgactccattcaaggaaccaagcagtcgttccaggtgcgacaaaggttcacctgtatctcctccaaccccatctactgcatccgctgctctagatgtcagctgatttacatcggggagaccaagcagaggttgggcgatcgtttagccgaacacctccgctcagtccgcaataacctacctgaactcccggtggctcagcacttcaactccccctcccattctcaatccgacctctctgtcctgggtctcctccattgccagtgtgagcaacaccggaaattggaggaacagcacctcataggaaCAGCagcctgcaccctagtggcatgaacatcgaattctcccaattttgttaacccttgctgtctcctccccttccttagccctcgggcacctcctcctccctttttccttccttctccctgccaccccccatcagtctgaagaagggtttcggcctgaaacgtcacctatttccttcgctccatagatgctgctgcacccgctgagtttctccagcatttttgtctacctaccatagaatatatatatatacacacataaataaacagataaagtgcaataagctgttatggttcagagtttgtttgaagttgtgtttaatagtctgatggctgtggggaaggtgctattcctgaacctggatgttgcagatttcaggctcctgtacgttctacctgatggcagtggagagatgagtgtgtggccgggatgatgtgggtccttgatgatgctgccagcctttttgaggcagcgactgcgatagatcccctcgatgggaggtcggtcagagccgatgatggactgggcagtgtttactactttttgcagccttttccgctcctggatgctcaagttgccgaaccaagccatgatgcaaccggtcagcatgctctctactgtgcacctgtagaagttagagaaagtcctccttgacaaaccgactctccgtaatcttctcaggaagtagaggcgctgatgagctttctttataattgcatcagtgttctgggaccaggagagatctttggaaagatgcacgcccaggaatttgaagctcttgaccctttcaaccatcgacccattgatataaacggggctgtgggtccccatcctaccccttccaaagtccacaatcatttcattggttttgctggtgttgagggccaggttattgtgctggcaccatatggacagttgctcgatctctcttctataatctgactcatccccatcagtgatacgccccacaacagtggtgtcgtcagcgaacttgatgatggagctcgcactgtgactggctacgcagtcatgggtatagagtgagtacagcgggggctgagcacgcagccttgcggtgctcccgtgctgattgttatcgaggctgacacatttccaccaatacgaacagactgtggtcagtggatgaggaagtcgaggatccagttgcagagggatgcgcagagacccagttctgcgagtttggtaaccagcttggaggggatgattgtattaaatgccgagctgtaatcgatgaataacagcctgacatatgagtttttgttgtccaagtggtccagtgcggagtggagggccagcgagatcgcatccaccgttgatctgttgtggcggtaagcgaactgcagtgggtccaggtttttgtcgaggtaggagttgatttgctccatgatcagcctctcaaagcacttcatcaccaccggcgttagtgccactggtcgatagacattgaggcacgtcaccttactcttcttgggcaccggtataattgatgcccttttaaatcaggtgggaacctcagacctcagaagtgaaaggttgaaaatgtccgtaaaagctccagccagttggtccgcacaggtttttagaacacgaccgtgtATACCATCAGGGCCAGGCGCTTtttgggggttcacccctctgaaggatttcctgacatcgccctctgtgactgagactgaaataccatcacagcaaatgggggctcgggaaggcacatcagtattctccctatcaaagcgtttgtaaaacgcattgaactcgtcagggagtgatgtttcgctgacattcgagctgccttctggttttgccttgtagggggtgattgcattcaagccctgccacagctgccgaacatctgtctcattctccagcttggagcagaagtcccttttggccttttgttggccttatcaaggtcgtatctggatttcttgtagacctctctatctccagacctgaatgtccGGGATCTGGacatcagaagagtgcggatctcatggttcatccaataaCTGGGCTTAAAGCTAACAGCCTAGCTGAAAGTCAGAACAACTTCTCCCCCAGTTCTCTCAGACCCCTGACACATGTGGCTGGTCacattggcacagtgaaatgccggctgttcaccgtgggactgcaggtggaaccggcaacatacaggcattgttgtatttacacatgctctgtttcaaatattcacaaactgttgaatatgcatctatttccactccttctacgtgtatctgattggtctcaagaggtgaactctatgacagagcccatgttccacaggtgaaggatggacttccatccacctggtcacagggtaacattaagtagcagtgtcaccccgggaccactacacggacacattggttccataccaccttgcttgccgcgatcaccttaccctgtgccggcaagaagaccatggtattcgctgtggctagattcattgatttgctgttcccagtgaagtcatcaaactattatcacccatccctgctgatcattacagaatcaatgaacagaatcacttccccagttgtttgacttttcaccgggtggaagaagtctcacaattcctgccttctctcatcattcattataggtgacaatatttacagagattaattcaacattattgatccttatcgcatccactcacctttcatcacaaatatttcatattgtttcaggatttgCTTTCTCGGTTCTGTTTGAGTCAAAGTGAAAATTCCCGCCCATTTAAATGTGGGTTTATCAATTGTTAGATCAAGGGTACTGGTATTCACTTTCAACTCCGGGTACAAGTTGCCAGCGGCGTTATCTTTGATCCAAGAGTTCCCCGTTCTTCTAAAAGTCAATTTTCCgatttccttccctgagtgtggtttccattcccagacaacaacagtggctttctcagcattgtccggtccgtttaacacaatgttgtctccattatccaagaaatacatttgatttctgttttctgttgcgaatacgaacattgaagaattaacatttaaaacacattttccccacccaccccatatctgtaatcattaattttaaactgaatttaattccagacagttgtgatcttccttggaaaccccagcgaggaagtcacggtttgtgaagagatgtgtgtgtggaataacctggcctgattgatgcagggatatttcatcacatgagtgagtgagtgagtgagtgagtgagtgagtgagtgagtgagtgagtgagtgagtgagtgagtgagtgagtgagtgagtgagtgagtgagtgagtgagtgagtgagtgagtgagtgagtgagtgagtgagtggcagggagggagggagggagggagggagggagggagggagggagggagggagggagggaggtggggatagggggttgtgttggggttagtggaggaactacacctggttttgaagggaatttgtgggagcgtgaagtgaagacattgcgtctggttctcgggctgcgactggatcgataagtcgagggcagatccacccacatggactgtggtgaggagatgttggggaggatagtgtggacaaccgtgtcaaaggctgcagaggctgagcgggatgaggagggagagtttaACTCTTCTACAAGTTCACAGGAGGCAATTTCTGACTTTGTAAGGACTGTGTCGGTGCAGGAGCAggagagggagttgatgggatgggctcagaaatggaggtccagcaaggatggggtgggtttgtgaggcagcaacacatacagggatgtggaatggaggtccagcaaggatggtgtggatttgtgaggaggcagcaacacatacagggatgtggaatggaggtccagcaaggatggtgtggatttgtgaagcagcaacacattcagggatgtggaatggaggtccagcaaggatggtgtggatttgtgaggcagcaacacatacagggatggggaatggaggtccagcaaggatggtgtggatttgtgaagcagcaacacatacagggatgtggagaggaaagtgagattgacaatagggtgcgggtttacacggacaatgataattaatgcaaggtgattgtgaccggtgaagagaaagtacttactctgtgtggaaactggtcgaagcaggaaaacaaagaaacccaacatcaaaccagctggcaaactgttgcagagaaacctcggcctcattttgtacattctctgtttgGAAATAAGGTTCAGTTTTAGACTAAGGATCAGTAAATTGGTagttggcaaatgttgtattgagtatagccagtttgaaactcctgaccttggggcattttagaattggccgcacacaattacacggggaaaATACATTCACTTGGTGGATTCTGCTGCTGGAATATTGTCACTTCAGTAATCTGGGATTTCACCACCATATTCAACCGCTATTGTCCCAAATCATTCATCTGTAC includes:
- the LOC116969480 gene encoding CD276 antigen homolog, whose amino-acid sequence is METFFTQVTDILLKRYTLYRPSTGHSELHLVCYSNGRNYSRAEWFWSPHHLQQWKSIASAERSQPIIINVNGSNFVNRLVTSGKLFDGKDFNVRIVPVVFQDAGVYTCYLEQNLFRTIDLITVKVTAEPSDAVTEGDNVTLTCSVSNVIGSMRLVWINGDGKRVGEKTLTVEEKSPSLVIQKAERGRGNWKCVLFDQHLPRLFVPYYQKDSRSLDISSFTDIRIIIVLGYLVIKLAVALGLICCSWRMNRSCRNPREVTGNVTNNSNEAVAMQTLNSDPDLRDQNE